From Epinephelus lanceolatus isolate andai-2023 chromosome 12, ASM4190304v1, whole genome shotgun sequence, the proteins below share one genomic window:
- the LOC144465017 gene encoding tripartite motif-containing protein 16-like isoform X1: MAQKGVELDRETFSCSICLDLLKDPVALPCGHSYCINCIQSFWDGEDEKRIYSCPQCRQSFTPRPVLMKNTMLAVLVEQLKKTGLQAAPADHCYAGAEDVACDVCTGRKLKAFKSCLQCVASYCEKHLQPHCDSAPLQKHKLVEPSKKLQQNICSRHDEVMKMFCRTDQQCICYLCSVEEHKGHDTVSAAAERTERQRELEGSRQNIQQRIQDTEKDVKLLQQEVEAISRSADKAVEHSEKIFTELIRLMEKRRSDVKQQLRWQQETEVSRVKELQEKLEQEITELKRKDGELEQLSHTEDHTQFLHNYPSLSALSEATHSSSINIRPLRYFEDVTAAVSAIEDKLQDALRDTWTNVSLTGTEVNVLLPQPEPKTRAEFFRYSLHITLDPNTANTWLLLSEGNRKVTFMSQQQSYSHHPDRFTGWAQVLSRESLTGRCYWEVEWRGGVYVAVAYKNIRRAGRGDDECRFGYNDKSWVLRCDNNSYEFYHNTLKTRVSGPRSSRVGVYLDHSAGILSFYSVSETMTLLHRVQTTFTQPLYAGLRLYSINFGTTVKLMCDNITVVQPLLF, translated from the exons ATGGCGCAGAAAGGAGTTGAGCTGGACCGAGAAACCTTCTCTTGTTCCATCTGTCTGGATCTACTGAAGGATCCGGTGGCTCTTCCCTGTGGACACAGCTACTGCATCAACTGTATTCAAAGCTTCTGGGATGGAGAGGATGAGAAGAGAATCTACAGCTGCCCTCAGTGTAGGCAGAGCTTCACACCGAGGCCTGTCCTGATGAAAAACACCATGTTAGCAGTTTTAGTGGAGCAACTGAAGAAGACTGGACTccaagctgctcctgctgatcacTGCTATGCTGGAGCTGAAGATGTGGCCTGTGATGTCTGCACTGGGAGGAAACTGAAAGCCTTCAAGTCCTGTCTACAGTGTGTGGCCTCTTACTGTGAGAAACACCTCCAGCCTCATTGTGACTCGGCTCCATTACAGAAACACAAGCTGGTGGAGCCCTCCAagaagctgcagcagaacaTCTGCTCTCGTcatgatgaggtgatgaagatgttctgCCGCACTGATCAGCAGTGTATCTGTTATCTCTGCTCTGTGGAAGAACATAAAGGCCATGACacagtgtcagctgcagcagaaaggactgagaggcagagagagctggaggggagtcgacaaaacatccagcagagaatccaggacacagagaaagatgtgaagctgctccaacaggaggtggaggctaTCAGTCGCTCTGCTGATAAAGCAGTGGAGCACAGTGAGAAGATCTTCACTGAGCTGATCCGTCTCATGGAGAAAAGACGCtctgatgtgaagcagcagctcagatggcagcaggaaactgaagtgagtcgagtcaaagagcttcaggagaagctggagcaggagatcactgagctgaagaggaaagacGGTGAGCTGGagcagctctcacacacagaggatcacaCCCAGTTTCTACACAACTACCCCTCActgtcagcactcagtgaagcCACACACTCATCCAGCATCAACATCCGTCCTCTCCGCTACTTTGAGGATGTGACAGCAGCTGTGTCAGCAATCGAAGATAAACTACAGGACGCTCTGAGGGACACATGGACaaatgtctcactgacagggacTGAAGTGAATGTTTTACTGCCACAACCAGAGCCCAAGACCAGAGCTGAGTTCTTCAGATATTCACTTCACATCACACTGgatccaaacacagcaaacacatggCTGTTATTATCTGAGGGGAACAGGAAAGTGACATTCATGAGTCAACAACAGTCTTATTCCCATCACCCAGACAGATTCACTGGATGGGCTCAGGTCCTGAGTAGAGAGAGTCTGACTGGacgttgttactgggaggtggagtggagaggaggagtttATGTAGCAGTTGCATACAAGAATATCAGACGAGCAGGGAGGGGGGATGATGAATGTAGATTTGGATACAATGACAAATCTTGGGTGTTAAGATGTGACAATAACAGTTATGAGTTTTATCACAACACACTCAAAACTCGTGTCTCAGGTCCTCGGTCCTCCAGAGTAGGAGTGTACCTGGATCACAgtgcaggtattctgtccttctacagcgtctctgaaaccatgactctcctccacagagtccagaccacattcactcagcctctctatgCTGGACTACGTCTTTATTCTATTAATT TTGGGACAACTGTAAAACTAATGTGTGACAATATAACTGTAGTGCAACCTCTTTTATTTTAG
- the LOC144465017 gene encoding tripartite motif-containing protein 16-like isoform X2, translated as MAQKGVELDRETFSCSICLDLLKDPVALPCGHSYCINCIQSFWDGEDEKRIYSCPQCRQSFTPRPVLMKNTMLAVLVEQLKKTGLQAAPADHCYAGAEDVACDVCTGRKLKAFKSCLQCVASYCEKHLQPHCDSAPLQKHKLVEPSKKLQQNICSRHDEVMKMFCRTDQQCICYLCSVEEHKGHDTVSAAAERTERQRELEGSRQNIQQRIQDTEKDVKLLQQEVEAISRSADKAVEHSEKIFTELIRLMEKRRSDVKQQLRWQQETEVSRVKELQEKLEQEITELKRKDGELEQLSHTEDHTQFLHNYPSLSALSEATHSSSINIRPLRYFEDVTAAVSAIEDKLQDALRDTWTNVSLTGTEVNVLLPQPEPKTRAEFFRYSLHITLDPNTANTWLLLSEGNRKVTFMSQQQSYSHHPDRFTGWAQVLSRESLTGRCYWEVEWRGGVYVAVAYKNIRRAGRGDDECRFGYNDKSWVLRCDNNSYEFYHNTLKTRVSGPRSSRVGVYLDHSAGILSFYSVSETMTLLHRVQTTFTQPLYAGLRLYSINCTAELCQVK; from the coding sequence ATGGCGCAGAAAGGAGTTGAGCTGGACCGAGAAACCTTCTCTTGTTCCATCTGTCTGGATCTACTGAAGGATCCGGTGGCTCTTCCCTGTGGACACAGCTACTGCATCAACTGTATTCAAAGCTTCTGGGATGGAGAGGATGAGAAGAGAATCTACAGCTGCCCTCAGTGTAGGCAGAGCTTCACACCGAGGCCTGTCCTGATGAAAAACACCATGTTAGCAGTTTTAGTGGAGCAACTGAAGAAGACTGGACTccaagctgctcctgctgatcacTGCTATGCTGGAGCTGAAGATGTGGCCTGTGATGTCTGCACTGGGAGGAAACTGAAAGCCTTCAAGTCCTGTCTACAGTGTGTGGCCTCTTACTGTGAGAAACACCTCCAGCCTCATTGTGACTCGGCTCCATTACAGAAACACAAGCTGGTGGAGCCCTCCAagaagctgcagcagaacaTCTGCTCTCGTcatgatgaggtgatgaagatgttctgCCGCACTGATCAGCAGTGTATCTGTTATCTCTGCTCTGTGGAAGAACATAAAGGCCATGACacagtgtcagctgcagcagaaaggactgagaggcagagagagctggaggggagtcgacaaaacatccagcagagaatccaggacacagagaaagatgtgaagctgctccaacaggaggtggaggctaTCAGTCGCTCTGCTGATAAAGCAGTGGAGCACAGTGAGAAGATCTTCACTGAGCTGATCCGTCTCATGGAGAAAAGACGCtctgatgtgaagcagcagctcagatggcagcaggaaactgaagtgagtcgagtcaaagagcttcaggagaagctggagcaggagatcactgagctgaagaggaaagacGGTGAGCTGGagcagctctcacacacagaggatcacaCCCAGTTTCTACACAACTACCCCTCActgtcagcactcagtgaagcCACACACTCATCCAGCATCAACATCCGTCCTCTCCGCTACTTTGAGGATGTGACAGCAGCTGTGTCAGCAATCGAAGATAAACTACAGGACGCTCTGAGGGACACATGGACaaatgtctcactgacagggacTGAAGTGAATGTTTTACTGCCACAACCAGAGCCCAAGACCAGAGCTGAGTTCTTCAGATATTCACTTCACATCACACTGgatccaaacacagcaaacacatggCTGTTATTATCTGAGGGGAACAGGAAAGTGACATTCATGAGTCAACAACAGTCTTATTCCCATCACCCAGACAGATTCACTGGATGGGCTCAGGTCCTGAGTAGAGAGAGTCTGACTGGacgttgttactgggaggtggagtggagaggaggagtttATGTAGCAGTTGCATACAAGAATATCAGACGAGCAGGGAGGGGGGATGATGAATGTAGATTTGGATACAATGACAAATCTTGGGTGTTAAGATGTGACAATAACAGTTATGAGTTTTATCACAACACACTCAAAACTCGTGTCTCAGGTCCTCGGTCCTCCAGAGTAGGAGTGTACCTGGATCACAgtgcaggtattctgtccttctacagcgtctctgaaaccatgactctcctccacagagtccagaccacattcactcagcctctctatgCTGGACTACGTCTTTATTCTATTAATTGCACAGCTGAGTTGTGTCAAGTCAAATag